A genomic region of Barnesiella viscericola DSM 18177 contains the following coding sequences:
- a CDS encoding nucleoside permease, with product MKNIKLRLIVMNFLQFFIWGAWLCTLGLYMTTPTEEGGLAFDGALVGSVFALSGIASLIMPALIGIVSDKWINAERLMGGLHFVGAIALFSAAFISDYDWFKIAMLVNMLAYMPTLSLSYTVAYNAIDKAGLDRVKDYPPVRVWGTVGFIVAMWIDNFTGFSANNGQLIMAGVASVVMGFYCFTLPACPPAKAMKNSGLLSMLGLDALSLFKNYRTAVFLLFSFLLGAALQVTNMYGVPFLDSFKATSPDSWAVKYAVILSSLSQVSETLFILAIPFFMSRYGIKRVMIISFMAWVLRFGFFAIGGPEGFSVLFLILSMIVYGMAFDFFNVSGSLFIADEAPAEIKASAQGIFMMMTNGLGSIVGGYGAGWVIKSHTVAGVIDWTSCWTIFAGYALVIGVLFALTFHYKHQRVKPANA from the coding sequence ATGAAAAATATCAAACTACGACTTATCGTAATGAATTTTCTCCAATTCTTCATTTGGGGAGCCTGGCTCTGTACCTTGGGGCTTTATATGACGACCCCTACCGAAGAAGGAGGTTTGGCATTCGACGGTGCACTCGTGGGCAGCGTGTTTGCCCTGTCGGGTATCGCTTCACTCATCATGCCGGCACTGATTGGAATCGTTTCCGACAAATGGATTAACGCCGAGCGGCTCATGGGTGGCTTGCACTTTGTGGGTGCCATTGCGCTTTTCAGTGCGGCTTTCATCTCGGACTACGACTGGTTCAAGATTGCCATGCTGGTCAACATGCTGGCCTATATGCCCACCCTTTCGCTCTCCTATACGGTGGCCTATAACGCCATCGACAAGGCCGGTCTCGACCGGGTCAAGGACTATCCGCCGGTGCGGGTGTGGGGTACGGTCGGGTTTATCGTGGCCATGTGGATTGACAACTTTACGGGGTTCAGTGCCAACAACGGGCAGCTGATTATGGCCGGTGTCGCTTCGGTGGTGATGGGGTTCTACTGCTTCACCTTGCCGGCTTGCCCGCCGGCCAAGGCGATGAAGAACAGCGGACTCCTGTCGATGTTGGGGCTCGACGCATTGTCGCTCTTCAAGAACTACCGCACGGCCGTCTTCCTGCTCTTCTCGTTCCTGCTGGGTGCCGCCTTGCAGGTGACCAACATGTATGGGGTACCCTTCCTCGACAGCTTTAAGGCTACCTCGCCCGACTCGTGGGCCGTTAAATATGCCGTTATTCTGTCGTCGCTTTCACAGGTATCCGAGACTCTCTTTATATTGGCGATTCCCTTCTTCATGAGCCGTTACGGCATCAAGCGGGTGATGATCATCAGTTTCATGGCCTGGGTATTGCGGTTCGGCTTCTTTGCCATCGGCGGGCCCGAAGGTTTCTCGGTACTCTTCCTCATCTTGTCGATGATTGTCTACGGTATGGCCTTCGATTTCTTCAATGTGTCGGGTTCGCTCTTTATTGCCGACGAGGCTCCGGCCGAAATCAAAGCCAGTGCGCAGGGTATCTTCATGATGATGACCAACGGTCTGGGTTCGATTGTAGGTGGTTATGGCGCCGGCTGGGTAATCAAGTCGCATACCGTAGCCGGGGTAATCGACTGGACTTCCTGCTGGACTATCTTTGCCGGATATGCCCTTGTCATCGGCGTGCTGTTTGCCTTGACCTTCCACTATAAACACCAACGGGTAAAACCGGCCAACGCTTGA
- the recG gene encoding ATP-dependent DNA helicase RecG, which translates to MIDLASLNIKYLPGVGPKRAELLNKELEIFTYLDLLHYYPYKYIDRSKTYKISEIDGAMPYIQLRGRIVSYNTHGEGARRRLTALFSDGTGVIELVWFKGIRYITDRYKPGTEYTLFGRPTLFNGKFNIAHPELDPIDDRIDNTTGLQGYYTTTEKMKNAFLNSKALQKMIYTLLAGIQEPLPETLPAPVIAHRQLMGLTDALRNIHFPVSINHLRRAELRLKFEELFYLQLHILRYTRLRNQKLGGFRFDHIGDYFNNFYHHILPFELTQAQKRVIKEIRADMGSGRQMNRLLQGDVGSGKTLVALMSMLIAVDNGYQACLMAPTEILATQHYEGLKAMVEPLGLRIELLTGSVTKKRRVPILDGLLTGEVNLLIGTHALLEDTVNFANLGFVVIDEQHRFGVEQRARLWNKNKIPPHILVMTATPIPRTLAMTVYGDLDVSVIDQLPPGRKPIQTLLQYDSRRAQLYAALRKQLQMGRQAYIVYPLIQESEKSDLKNLEEGYDLICEAFPEYQVCMVHGKMKAAEKEAQMQRFVSGEAQIMVATTVIEVGVNVPNASVMIIENAERFGLAQLHQLRGRVGRGAEQSYCILMTSYKINQDTRKRLELMTETNDGFRIAEADMQMRGPGDMEGTQQSGIAFNLQIANLAKDGQILQAARDEANALLDSDERLERPENYIVRKELNRIFERQKNWGLIS; encoded by the coding sequence ATGATCGACCTCGCCAGCCTCAATATCAAATATCTGCCGGGAGTCGGTCCCAAACGGGCCGAACTGCTCAACAAGGAGTTGGAGATTTTCACCTATCTCGACCTGCTTCACTACTATCCCTACAAATACATCGACCGGAGCAAGACCTACAAGATAAGCGAAATCGACGGCGCCATGCCCTACATTCAACTGCGGGGGCGCATCGTCTCGTACAACACCCACGGCGAGGGGGCCCGCCGTCGTCTCACGGCCCTCTTCTCCGACGGCACGGGGGTAATCGAACTCGTGTGGTTCAAGGGTATCCGCTACATTACCGACCGCTACAAACCGGGCACGGAGTATACCCTGTTCGGTCGGCCCACCCTCTTCAACGGGAAATTCAACATCGCCCACCCCGAACTCGACCCCATCGACGACCGCATCGACAATACCACCGGTCTGCAAGGCTACTACACCACCACCGAGAAGATGAAGAATGCCTTCCTCAACTCCAAGGCCCTGCAAAAGATGATTTATACCCTGCTTGCCGGCATTCAGGAGCCTCTGCCCGAGACACTACCCGCCCCGGTCATCGCCCACCGGCAGTTGATGGGACTCACCGACGCCCTGCGCAATATCCATTTCCCAGTCTCGATCAACCACCTGCGTCGGGCCGAACTGCGCCTCAAATTCGAGGAGCTCTTCTACCTGCAACTCCACATCTTGCGATACACCCGGCTGCGCAACCAGAAATTGGGCGGATTCCGCTTCGACCACATCGGCGACTACTTCAACAACTTCTACCACCACATATTGCCCTTCGAGCTCACACAGGCTCAGAAACGCGTCATCAAGGAGATACGGGCCGACATGGGCAGCGGCCGCCAGATGAACCGCCTGTTGCAGGGCGATGTGGGCAGCGGCAAAACGCTGGTTGCCCTCATGAGCATGCTCATCGCCGTCGACAACGGATACCAGGCTTGCCTGATGGCTCCCACCGAGATACTGGCCACCCAGCACTACGAGGGGCTGAAAGCAATGGTCGAGCCACTGGGGCTGCGCATCGAACTGCTCACCGGGTCGGTCACCAAGAAACGGCGGGTTCCCATTCTCGACGGACTGCTCACCGGCGAGGTCAATCTGCTTATCGGCACCCACGCCCTGCTCGAAGATACGGTCAACTTTGCCAACCTGGGATTCGTTGTCATCGATGAGCAACACCGGTTCGGGGTGGAGCAACGGGCCCGACTCTGGAACAAGAACAAGATTCCACCCCATATCCTGGTCATGACAGCCACCCCTATCCCCCGCACCCTGGCCATGACCGTCTATGGCGATCTCGACGTGTCGGTCATCGACCAGCTGCCTCCCGGTCGCAAACCCATACAGACGCTGCTGCAATACGACAGCCGCCGGGCCCAACTCTATGCCGCCCTGCGCAAGCAACTGCAAATGGGTCGACAGGCCTACATCGTCTACCCCCTCATTCAGGAGAGCGAGAAGAGCGACCTGAAAAACCTCGAAGAGGGATACGACCTCATATGCGAGGCCTTCCCCGAATACCAGGTGTGCATGGTACACGGCAAGATGAAGGCGGCCGAAAAAGAGGCCCAGATGCAACGGTTCGTCTCGGGCGAGGCACAAATCATGGTCGCCACGACCGTCATCGAGGTGGGGGTAAACGTGCCCAATGCCTCGGTGATGATTATCGAAAACGCCGAACGGTTCGGGTTGGCCCAGCTGCACCAGTTGCGCGGCCGCGTGGGCCGCGGTGCCGAGCAGTCGTACTGCATACTCATGACCTCCTACAAAATCAATCAGGACACCCGCAAGCGACTCGAACTCATGACCGAGACCAACGACGGTTTCCGCATTGCCGAAGCCGACATGCAGATGCGTGGACCCGGCGACATGGAGGGTACCCAACAGAGCGGTATCGCCTTCAACCTGCAAATTGCCAACCTGGCCAAAGACGGCCAGATTCTGCAAGCGGCCCGCGACGAAGCCAATGCTCTGCTCGACAGCGACGAACGTCTGGAACGACCCGAAAACTACATCGTTCGCAAAGAGTTAAATCGCATTTTTGAAAGACAAAAAAACTGGGGATTGATTAGTTAA
- a CDS encoding M23 family metallopeptidase encodes MYFGRLKHCILPLLIICSLGNLSAQHNRNLSTQQHSKLHQDLIAGQQNIHKAINLVDSIALLEMLEEEEQEFPGADIYGDNWDQTWVNPYKVPIEKLPETETIDVSEYCMPIISHITSNYGWRRRRMHRGVDLALHIGDTVRAAFSGKVRLTRYERRGYGYYVIIRHNNGLETIYGHLSKFLVQPDQIVKVGDPIALGGNTGRSTGPHLHFETRYLGMDINPNKIFDFVNQVPHTDTYTFNPKELASGLGYGKYKSKGTQNGAKYISYRVRKGDSLSRIASKYGVTINQLCRLNGIKRNAILREGKVLRIR; translated from the coding sequence ATGTATTTCGGAAGACTCAAACATTGTATTTTACCCTTATTGATCATATGCTCGTTAGGCAACCTCAGTGCCCAACACAACAGGAATCTCTCTACTCAGCAACACTCCAAACTGCATCAAGATCTCATTGCCGGGCAACAGAATATCCACAAGGCCATCAACCTCGTCGATTCGATTGCCCTGCTCGAAATGCTCGAAGAAGAGGAGCAGGAGTTCCCCGGAGCCGACATCTACGGCGACAACTGGGATCAAACCTGGGTAAACCCCTACAAAGTTCCCATTGAGAAGCTGCCCGAAACAGAAACCATCGACGTATCGGAATACTGCATGCCCATCATCAGCCACATCACCTCGAACTACGGGTGGCGTCGCCGCCGCATGCACCGGGGCGTTGACCTGGCTCTGCACATTGGCGATACCGTGCGGGCCGCCTTCTCGGGCAAAGTACGGCTCACCCGCTACGAGCGTCGGGGCTACGGCTACTACGTGATTATCCGCCACAACAACGGACTCGAAACCATCTACGGCCACCTCTCCAAATTCCTGGTACAACCCGACCAAATCGTCAAAGTGGGCGATCCCATCGCATTGGGAGGAAACACCGGCCGCTCAACGGGCCCGCACCTCCATTTCGAAACCCGCTACCTGGGCATGGACATCAACCCCAACAAGATATTCGACTTTGTGAACCAAGTACCCCACACCGACACCTACACCTTCAATCCCAAGGAGTTGGCCAGCGGATTGGGTTATGGCAAATACAAGAGCAAAGGTACCCAAAACGGTGCAAAATATATCTCCTACCGGGTGCGCAAAGGTGACTCACTGTCGAGAATCGCCAGCAAATATGGGGTAACCATCAATCAATTATGCCGATTAAACGGAATCAAACGGAACGCAATCCTGCGCGAAGGGAAGGTTCTGAGAATACGATAA
- a CDS encoding IS1/IS1595 family N-terminal zinc-binding domain-containing protein encodes MWHQKCFSRGASHVVKNGQREQIQQYKCRDCGRQFLGGKRRNKQQIITDYMEGKQPRKQLAEKNVVSIRTIERDLEGMRYVQKVL; translated from the coding sequence ATATGGCACCAAAAATGCTTTTCCCGTGGGGCTTCACATGTAGTTAAAAATGGACAAAGGGAGCAGATACAGCAGTATAAATGTAGGGATTGTGGACGTCAGTTCCTAGGAGGGAAACGTCGTAATAAACAGCAGATTATCACAGATTACATGGAGGGTAAACAGCCTCGGAAACAGCTCGCTGAGAAAAATGTCGTATCTATTAGGACAATAGAACGAGATTTGGAAGGAATGCGTTATGTACAGAAGGTATTATAG
- a CDS encoding tetratricopeptide repeat protein has product MGTRRNYMMGIVLLGLSVVPAPVWGASDDDLVNAMMEVYAEELAANPRDYRTYYCRAAAYFSQGNMDMALADINQAIKYFPRKEKEDLSRTYLLRSRILTLKGDDKSALTDLNSALRLVPNLRQALKDRGDLLCRLGQYDLAKIDYNNLLRLDTRNQSAYLGLARIEAHQGATAHAQELLEQAVNFAPQSAESYLGRSEIYREMGLLPEAVDDLLHAILLDDGQSRAMQNLIELSRESYDEVIAGLNRNIERSPRQGMLYYVRGSVYKAHDDYAASWRDWDTILEEGFFNLPTIYYNRAYCLLHLGRFDEARADIEKAIEKDGRNVEYYRLLAEIERGAGHWVAADQAIRKAAVYDPTNVEVCLLRGLLACDEKFYPEALGHYGEAVTLSPASPYPYLLRAYIQETVLNDKAAAEADYRKVLTLDDHSSFLGDNFKGIAWARLHRLDEAAKWEQQLLASERVRPVDYFYLACMYAPTDTVKSLDCLEKALQQGYGDYYRLRFDEHSPVSLQPVRHTTRYAALLKRYFPELESSKE; this is encoded by the coding sequence ATGGGTACACGACGCAACTACATGATGGGAATTGTCCTATTGGGATTATCGGTAGTTCCTGCTCCGGTATGGGGTGCAAGTGACGACGATCTGGTAAATGCCATGATGGAGGTCTATGCCGAAGAGCTGGCCGCCAATCCACGCGATTATCGCACCTATTATTGTCGGGCTGCTGCCTATTTCAGCCAGGGGAATATGGATATGGCCTTGGCGGATATCAATCAGGCCATCAAATATTTTCCCCGCAAAGAAAAAGAAGATCTGTCCCGTACCTATTTGCTGAGGTCTCGTATTTTGACATTGAAAGGCGACGACAAGTCGGCCCTGACCGACTTGAACAGTGCCCTGCGTCTGGTGCCCAACCTGCGCCAGGCCTTGAAGGACAGGGGCGACCTGCTCTGTCGGTTGGGACAGTACGACCTGGCCAAAATCGATTATAACAATTTGCTGCGTCTCGATACCCGCAATCAAAGTGCCTATCTGGGGTTGGCGCGTATTGAGGCTCACCAGGGAGCGACGGCCCATGCCCAGGAGCTGTTGGAACAGGCTGTAAACTTTGCGCCTCAGAGTGCTGAGTCTTATTTGGGGCGCAGTGAGATTTATCGGGAAATGGGATTATTGCCCGAGGCCGTTGATGATCTCCTGCATGCCATTTTGCTCGACGACGGTCAGTCAAGAGCCATGCAGAATCTGATAGAACTCAGTAGGGAGTCGTATGATGAGGTCATTGCCGGCTTGAACCGGAATATCGAGCGCTCTCCCCGGCAAGGCATGCTCTATTATGTGCGGGGGTCGGTCTATAAGGCTCATGATGATTATGCAGCCTCGTGGCGAGACTGGGATACCATATTGGAAGAGGGCTTTTTCAATCTCCCCACGATTTATTACAATCGGGCGTATTGCCTGTTGCATTTGGGCCGGTTTGACGAGGCTCGTGCCGATATTGAAAAAGCTATCGAGAAAGATGGACGAAATGTGGAGTATTATCGGTTGCTGGCCGAGATAGAACGGGGTGCCGGGCATTGGGTGGCTGCCGACCAGGCTATCCGGAAGGCGGCAGTGTATGACCCGACGAATGTCGAGGTGTGTCTGCTACGGGGACTTCTTGCCTGTGACGAGAAATTTTATCCCGAAGCCTTGGGGCATTATGGCGAGGCGGTTACTTTGTCCCCGGCTTCGCCCTATCCCTATTTGTTGAGAGCCTATATCCAGGAGACTGTGTTGAACGATAAGGCTGCGGCCGAGGCCGATTATCGCAAGGTATTGACGCTGGACGACCACTCCTCTTTCCTGGGCGATAATTTCAAAGGCATAGCCTGGGCACGCCTCCATCGCCTTGACGAGGCGGCCAAGTGGGAGCAGCAGTTGCTGGCCTCGGAGCGGGTACGCCCTGTCGACTATTTCTACCTGGCCTGCATGTATGCACCCACCGATACGGTCAAGTCGCTCGATTGCTTGGAGAAGGCTTTGCAACAGGGCTATGGCGACTATTATCGGTTGCGGTTCGATGAACATTCGCCGGTTTCGTTACAACCTGTGCGGCATACGACTCGATATGCGGCTCTGTTGAAACGCTATTTCCCGGAGCTCGAATCAAGTAAGGAGTAA
- a CDS encoding DUF362 domain-containing protein — translation MAYVINDNCVACGSCISECPVEAISEGDIYKIDPDKCLSCGTCAEVCPNDAIHEA, via the coding sequence ATGGCTTACGTAATTAATGACAACTGTGTTGCTTGCGGTTCTTGCATTAGCGAGTGCCCGGTAGAAGCTATCTCGGAAGGCGATATCTACAAAATCGATCCCGATAAATGCTTGAGCTGCGGAACTTGCGCCGAGGTTTGTCCTAACGACGCTATCCACGAAGCATAA
- a CDS encoding 2-C-methyl-D-erythritol 4-phosphate cytidylyltransferase: protein MKRYVIIVAGGKGTRMGSELPKQFLPLAGKPILAHTLDNFYRFDPSMELVVVLPDSQQEYWKQLCLQYHIAIPHHIASGGETRFHSVRNGLALLPDEGVVAIHDGVRPLVAHPVIERCFEVAREQGGAIPTLPLTDSLRQILPDGSSRAEERSRFVTVQTPQTFRCCEIKRAYELPYRDSFTDDASVYEAAGYTPRLVEGNRENLKITHPIDLALAEILLTR from the coding sequence ATGAAACGATATGTCATCATAGTCGCCGGCGGAAAAGGGACTCGCATGGGTAGCGAACTGCCCAAGCAATTCTTGCCTCTGGCTGGTAAACCCATATTGGCCCATACCCTCGACAACTTCTACCGGTTCGACCCTTCGATGGAACTGGTGGTCGTACTCCCCGATTCGCAACAGGAGTATTGGAAACAGCTTTGCCTGCAATACCATATTGCTATTCCTCACCACATCGCCTCGGGTGGAGAGACCCGCTTCCACTCGGTGCGCAACGGTCTGGCTCTCCTCCCCGACGAGGGAGTCGTGGCCATTCACGACGGTGTCCGCCCCCTGGTGGCTCACCCGGTTATCGAGCGCTGTTTCGAGGTGGCTCGGGAACAGGGAGGAGCCATACCCACGCTTCCCCTCACCGACTCGCTGCGTCAGATTCTCCCCGACGGAAGCAGCCGGGCCGAGGAGCGCAGCCGGTTTGTCACGGTGCAGACCCCGCAGACCTTCCGCTGTTGCGAGATAAAACGGGCGTATGAACTGCCCTACCGGGACTCCTTTACCGACGATGCCTCGGTCTACGAGGCGGCCGGATATACCCCCCGACTGGTCGAGGGGAATCGCGAGAACCTGAAAATAACCCACCCCATCGACCTAGCCCTGGCCGAAATCCTGCTCACCCGATGA
- a CDS encoding 16S rRNA (uracil(1498)-N(3))-methyltransferase has translation MQIFYAPEIETLHELPEAESQHCVKVLRMKEGDEIGIIDGRGTRYRAEIVLAHPKCCSVRLLEKVAAPNPWTAQVHVAIAPTKNLDRIEWFAEKTTEIGIDSITLLRCRFSERKELKTERLNKILVSAMKQSLKAVLPQLSEMTPFAEFVARPFDGQKFIAHCYQEGERRELTELYRPGENALILIGPEGDFSPEEVEQALACGFQPVMLGPSRLRTETAGVVACHTIHVMNQLNPK, from the coding sequence ATGCAGATATTCTATGCTCCCGAGATAGAGACGCTCCACGAGTTGCCCGAGGCCGAGAGTCAGCACTGTGTGAAGGTGCTGCGCATGAAGGAGGGCGACGAGATAGGTATTATCGACGGTCGGGGTACCCGCTATCGGGCCGAGATTGTCTTGGCTCACCCGAAGTGTTGCAGCGTAAGACTGCTCGAAAAGGTGGCTGCCCCTAACCCGTGGACCGCTCAGGTGCATGTGGCTATTGCTCCCACCAAGAATCTAGATCGCATCGAGTGGTTTGCCGAGAAGACTACCGAGATTGGTATCGATTCGATAACCTTGCTGCGCTGCCGGTTCTCGGAGCGGAAGGAGCTGAAGACCGAGCGGTTGAACAAGATTCTTGTCTCGGCCATGAAGCAATCGCTCAAAGCGGTACTGCCGCAACTCTCCGAGATGACTCCCTTTGCTGAATTTGTAGCTCGTCCCTTCGACGGGCAGAAGTTCATTGCCCACTGTTACCAGGAGGGTGAGCGTCGGGAGTTGACCGAACTCTATCGACCCGGTGAAAATGCCTTGATATTGATTGGCCCCGAGGGCGATTTCAGCCCCGAGGAGGTGGAGCAGGCTCTCGCCTGTGGATTTCAGCCCGTGATGCTGGGGCCGAGCCGCCTGCGCACCGAGACGGCTGGGGTAGTGGCCTGCCACACGATACACGTCATGAATCAATTAAACCCGAAATAA
- a CDS encoding bifunctional nuclease family protein, translating into MENRIKLKVLGLTYSQVKKGAYALVLAEEEGPRRIPVVIGVAEAQSIAISLEGIIPPRPITHDLFVSFAHGFGIRLKEVCIYKFENGVFSSEMVFDDGTREIRVDARTSDAIAIALRTRSDIYVMQDIIEEAGFIYEESDEKNIVRGDHEPAQKDRGLSSCSRKELKEKLEKAIAEEAYEEAARIQEELNKRDNRL; encoded by the coding sequence GTGGAAAATCGCATTAAGTTAAAGGTCCTGGGATTGACATACAGTCAAGTGAAAAAAGGTGCATACGCTTTGGTGCTGGCCGAGGAGGAGGGCCCTCGCCGTATTCCCGTGGTCATAGGGGTGGCCGAGGCTCAGTCGATAGCCATATCGCTCGAAGGTATCATACCGCCGCGACCGATTACGCATGACCTCTTTGTAAGTTTTGCCCATGGCTTCGGTATTCGTTTGAAGGAGGTCTGCATTTACAAGTTTGAGAATGGAGTCTTCTCCTCCGAGATGGTCTTCGACGACGGTACCCGCGAGATTCGGGTCGATGCCCGCACCTCCGATGCCATTGCTATCGCGTTGCGCACCCGTTCCGATATTTATGTCATGCAGGATATTATCGAGGAGGCCGGGTTTATTTATGAAGAGAGCGATGAGAAAAATATCGTTCGGGGAGACCATGAACCGGCTCAGAAGGATCGTGGCCTGTCGAGCTGTTCGCGCAAGGAGTTGAAGGAGAAGCTCGAAAAAGCTATTGCCGAGGAGGCCTACGAAGAGGCCGCCCGCATACAGGAGGAGTTGAATAAAAGAGATAATCGCTTGTGA
- the kdsA gene encoding 3-deoxy-8-phosphooctulonate synthase, with protein MEIEKLKYTDSGNFFLMAGPCVIEGESMAMEIAEKIVRMTDALHVPYIFKGSYRKANRSRLDSFTGIGDEKALKILRRVGETYQIPVVTDIHTADEARMAAQYVDVLQIPAFLCRQTDLLVAAAQTGRVVNIKKGQFLSPESMKFAAQKVVDAGNDRVMITERGTTFGYQDLIVDYRGIPVMQKFGFPVVLDATHSLQRPNQDSGVTGGMPELIETIARAGVAVGVDGLFMETHPNPREAKSDGANMLPLSLLEGLLTRLVQLRRTILAFDRK; from the coding sequence ATGGAAATCGAAAAACTGAAATATACCGACAGCGGCAACTTCTTCCTGATGGCCGGCCCCTGTGTAATCGAAGGGGAGTCGATGGCCATGGAGATTGCCGAGAAAATCGTGCGTATGACCGATGCGTTGCACGTTCCCTACATATTCAAAGGCTCTTACCGTAAGGCCAACCGTTCCCGCCTCGACTCCTTTACCGGCATCGGCGACGAGAAGGCCTTGAAGATTCTGCGCCGGGTGGGCGAGACCTACCAGATACCGGTTGTGACTGATATTCACACGGCCGACGAGGCCCGCATGGCGGCCCAGTATGTCGACGTGTTGCAGATTCCCGCCTTCCTGTGCCGTCAGACCGACTTGCTGGTCGCCGCCGCCCAGACCGGGCGTGTGGTCAACATCAAGAAGGGGCAGTTCCTCTCGCCCGAGTCGATGAAGTTTGCCGCTCAGAAGGTAGTCGATGCCGGCAATGACCGGGTGATGATTACCGAGCGGGGCACCACCTTCGGCTATCAGGATTTGATTGTCGACTATCGCGGTATCCCGGTGATGCAGAAGTTTGGATTCCCCGTCGTGCTCGATGCTACCCACTCGTTGCAACGGCCCAATCAAGACTCGGGTGTAACCGGTGGTATGCCCGAACTCATCGAGACGATAGCTCGTGCCGGGGTGGCCGTGGGGGTCGACGGCCTCTTTATGGAGACCCACCCCAATCCCCGCGAAGCCAAGTCGGACGGTGCCAACATGCTGCCCCTCTCGTTGCTCGAAGGGCTGCTCACCCGGTTGGTACAACTGCGACGCACGATCCTCGCTTTTGACCGGAAATAA
- a CDS encoding MBL fold metallo-hydrolase, whose amino-acid sequence MNHNFITMLGTGNAMATRCYNTCFVLGTATSRCLVDAGGGNGVLSQLEKAHIDLGEIHDMFVTHAHTDHILGAVWVVRMVINRLKNHRYEGRFTVYGHDKALKVLDWICRETFSAKDRSFLGESVRFCEVKDQDRFEVGDMRFQCFDILSTKEKQFGFRAELPGGRTLVCLGDEPYNEANRTYAEHADWLLCEAFCLYRDRDIFKPYEKHHSTALEAGTLAEELGVKNLLLYHTEDRNLAIRKEAYRAEALQHFTGQVFVPDDLETIDLD is encoded by the coding sequence ATGAATCACAATTTTATCACGATGCTGGGTACGGGCAATGCCATGGCTACCCGTTGCTATAACACCTGTTTTGTACTGGGCACGGCGACCTCCCGTTGTCTGGTCGATGCCGGGGGCGGCAACGGGGTGCTTTCGCAACTCGAAAAGGCACACATCGACCTGGGCGAGATACACGATATGTTTGTCACCCACGCCCACACCGACCACATTCTGGGGGCCGTGTGGGTGGTGCGTATGGTGATAAACCGCCTGAAAAACCATCGATACGAAGGTCGGTTCACCGTGTATGGCCACGACAAGGCGTTGAAGGTGCTCGACTGGATATGCCGGGAGACCTTCTCGGCCAAGGACCGCTCCTTTCTGGGGGAGTCGGTTCGCTTCTGCGAGGTGAAGGACCAGGACCGCTTCGAGGTGGGCGACATGCGATTCCAATGTTTCGACATCTTGTCGACCAAGGAGAAGCAGTTTGGCTTTCGGGCCGAGTTGCCGGGTGGGCGGACGCTCGTCTGTCTGGGCGACGAGCCCTACAACGAGGCCAACCGCACCTACGCCGAGCACGCCGACTGGCTGTTGTGCGAGGCCTTCTGCCTCTACCGCGATCGTGATATTTTCAAGCCCTACGAGAAGCACCACAGTACGGCGCTCGAAGCCGGGACTTTGGCCGAAGAGCTGGGGGTGAAAAATCTGCTGCTTTACCACACCGAGGATCGCAACCTCGCCATTCGCAAGGAGGCCTATCGGGCCGAGGCCTTGCAGCATTTCACCGGGCAGGTGTTTGTCCCCGACGATTTGGAGACGATTGATTTGGATTGA